One stretch of Oceanipulchritudo coccoides DNA includes these proteins:
- a CDS encoding UTP--glucose-1-phosphate uridylyltransferase translates to MTQLYQSERKRFEERGQGQVFAHAASLDSVGQEKLCADTQLIDLDEIESLVDTLVRNHGTEAISFEGLEPAPYISHPVHGGDKAEWDRARASGEAALRAGKVAAFTVAGGQGTRLGYDGPKGTFPVTPIRKRPLFQVFAEKLLAAGNRYGVAIPWYIMTSSINHEATVQAFEEAGFFGLERDQVKFFSQGRMPAVDFEGKILLSGKDTVAMSPDGHGGSLRALVRSGAIADMKERGIEAISYFQVDNPLVQVIDPAFIGFHMDHGSEMSSKMIPKAYPGEKVGHFCVQNGRTLVVEYSDMPEAMQEERDSSGQLRFLSGSIAIHILDVGFVERIGGGKAGVGLPFHRADKKIQTVDADGNVIAPDKPNGVKFEMFVFDALPFASNPVIIETLREDDFSPVKNASGIDSAESCRDDQLRQWTRWLKAAGIVLPADSSGLPEIVFEISPLFADSEQAFLEKWSAIADKPEIVAGTVLA, encoded by the coding sequence ATGACGCAATTGTACCAATCAGAGAGGAAGCGATTCGAGGAGCGTGGACAGGGCCAGGTCTTTGCCCATGCGGCATCATTGGATTCAGTCGGGCAGGAAAAGCTCTGCGCGGATACGCAATTGATCGATCTGGATGAGATTGAGTCTTTGGTGGATACTCTGGTCCGCAACCATGGCACCGAGGCCATTTCCTTCGAAGGGCTGGAGCCGGCACCGTATATTTCGCATCCTGTGCACGGTGGGGACAAGGCTGAATGGGACAGGGCAAGAGCCAGCGGTGAAGCGGCCTTGCGAGCTGGAAAGGTAGCGGCTTTCACTGTCGCGGGAGGGCAGGGAACCCGTCTGGGATACGATGGGCCCAAAGGAACCTTCCCCGTGACACCAATCCGAAAGAGGCCGCTTTTCCAGGTGTTCGCTGAGAAGCTTCTCGCGGCTGGTAACCGTTATGGAGTCGCTATTCCATGGTACATCATGACGAGCTCAATTAACCATGAAGCGACCGTGCAGGCATTTGAGGAGGCCGGCTTTTTTGGTCTTGAGCGTGACCAAGTCAAATTTTTCTCCCAGGGCCGGATGCCAGCAGTCGATTTTGAAGGCAAGATCCTCCTGTCCGGGAAGGATACCGTCGCCATGAGCCCTGACGGGCACGGCGGGTCGCTGCGGGCTTTGGTCCGGAGTGGGGCCATTGCGGACATGAAGGAGCGAGGGATTGAGGCCATCAGTTACTTTCAGGTGGACAATCCGCTTGTGCAGGTCATCGATCCGGCCTTTATCGGGTTTCACATGGATCATGGCTCTGAGATGTCGAGCAAGATGATTCCAAAGGCATATCCCGGGGAAAAAGTGGGCCACTTCTGTGTCCAGAACGGTAGGACCCTGGTCGTCGAATATTCAGACATGCCTGAGGCAATGCAGGAAGAGCGGGACAGTTCCGGTCAGCTGCGCTTTCTGTCGGGAAGTATTGCAATTCATATCTTGGATGTGGGGTTTGTCGAAAGAATCGGTGGAGGAAAAGCCGGGGTAGGGCTTCCCTTTCATCGTGCGGACAAGAAAATCCAGACGGTTGATGCCGATGGAAATGTCATTGCTCCGGACAAGCCGAACGGGGTGAAGTTTGAAATGTTTGTCTTTGATGCTTTGCCGTTCGCCAGTAATCCGGTGATTATTGAAACGCTTCGTGAGGATGATTTCAGTCCAGTGAAGAATGCCAGTGGGATTGATTCCGCGGAGTCTTGCCGGGATGACCAACTGCGCCAATGGACGCGCTGGCTCAAGGCCGCAGGCATCGTTTTGCCGGCAGACTCAAGCGGACTGCCGGAAATTGTCTTTGAAATCAGTCCACTCTTTGCTGATTCGGAACAAGCATTTTTGGAAAAGTGGTCCGCTATCGCGGATAAACCTGAAATTGTCGCCGGTACCGTGCTGGCTTAA
- a CDS encoding phospho-sugar mutase: protein MNTVEMIKAAGAEGKLLETSVKNLLDWTTGDFLPDWALDSIEELVKEEQWDELNDRFYQFLAFGTGGMRNRTIGNYVTGSERGTPNEMGTPSHPAVGTAVLNDFNIIRATVGLYRYCDRVLKERNEAAPPRLVIAHDVRHFSRYFCELTASTWTRLGGEALIFDGPRSTPQLSFTVRNKKATAGIVITASHNPSHDNGYKVYFEDGAQVVFPHAEGIINEVYQVKMDETPAFLEVDISTVEVMGEVEDAAYMKVLKESLLDPTVFKQASPKIVFSPIHGTGGISAPVALESVGLKVDTVAEQMVQDGRFPTVKSPNPENAEALNMAIEQARETGADIVMATDPDADRMGVAVRNADGELELLSGNMIGSLMAAFRIEKMKAMGIIPEAGTQRAALIKTFVTTPLQSAIAAKNGLKVIDTLTGFKWIGEKLLHYEEALKEKVLAAEGRVFDYDNAPLEERRRLLLEHSTFYVFGGEESYGYMASDLVRDKDANAAVLMFAEMAATLQAEGKTILDYLDEVYLRYGYYLEDVINIYYEGASGASRISNILKSYRSNPPSEIAGFRVTGWKDFGTQTLHDADGKEIPKQDFYFIELDNGYSFAGRGSGTEPKIKFYIFAHEEVTQPGDLAPAKAAAARTIEKIKQAIEADARGRAGE, encoded by the coding sequence ATGAATACCGTGGAAATGATCAAAGCGGCTGGCGCCGAAGGCAAGTTGCTCGAGACAAGCGTTAAGAACCTTCTTGATTGGACGACCGGCGACTTTCTTCCGGATTGGGCCCTCGATAGTATTGAGGAACTGGTAAAGGAAGAGCAATGGGACGAATTGAACGACCGGTTTTACCAATTCCTCGCCTTCGGGACAGGAGGGATGCGCAACCGTACGATCGGCAATTACGTGACTGGGAGCGAGCGTGGCACGCCAAATGAAATGGGCACTCCCAGCCATCCTGCTGTCGGGACCGCCGTGTTGAATGACTTTAATATCATCCGGGCAACAGTCGGTTTATACCGTTATTGTGATCGGGTCCTGAAGGAGAGAAACGAGGCAGCACCGCCACGCTTGGTCATCGCCCACGATGTACGCCACTTTTCCCGTTATTTCTGCGAGTTGACTGCCTCCACATGGACGCGCCTAGGCGGTGAGGCATTGATCTTTGACGGCCCGCGATCGACGCCACAGCTCAGCTTCACGGTCCGTAACAAAAAAGCCACTGCCGGGATTGTCATTACGGCGAGTCACAATCCATCACATGATAATGGATACAAGGTCTATTTTGAGGACGGGGCACAAGTCGTCTTCCCGCATGCGGAAGGAATTATCAACGAGGTTTATCAGGTCAAGATGGACGAGACTCCGGCATTCCTTGAAGTGGACATCTCTACCGTTGAGGTGATGGGTGAGGTTGAGGACGCCGCCTATATGAAGGTTCTGAAGGAGAGTCTGCTCGACCCGACTGTTTTCAAGCAGGCCTCGCCGAAAATTGTCTTCAGTCCGATTCACGGGACGGGCGGTATTTCCGCACCGGTCGCACTCGAATCAGTCGGCCTGAAGGTGGATACGGTGGCTGAGCAAATGGTGCAGGACGGGCGATTCCCTACGGTCAAATCCCCCAATCCGGAAAACGCTGAGGCCCTTAACATGGCTATTGAGCAGGCAAGGGAAACTGGAGCCGATATCGTTATGGCTACGGATCCGGATGCTGATCGCATGGGCGTCGCGGTGCGAAACGCTGATGGGGAACTGGAACTCTTGAGCGGAAATATGATCGGGTCGCTCATGGCAGCCTTCCGGATTGAGAAGATGAAGGCCATGGGAATAATTCCAGAGGCTGGCACGCAACGCGCTGCCCTGATCAAGACTTTTGTCACCACGCCGTTACAGTCTGCTATTGCTGCCAAAAACGGGCTCAAGGTAATCGACACGCTTACTGGTTTCAAATGGATCGGGGAGAAGCTCCTGCATTACGAGGAAGCCTTGAAGGAGAAAGTTCTGGCCGCCGAGGGAAGGGTCTTTGACTACGACAATGCACCGCTTGAGGAGCGCCGCAGGCTGCTGCTGGAGCATAGCACATTCTACGTGTTCGGTGGCGAGGAAAGCTATGGGTACATGGCCTCCGACCTTGTACGCGACAAGGATGCCAACGCCGCGGTGCTGATGTTCGCGGAGATGGCAGCCACCCTGCAGGCGGAGGGGAAGACCATCCTTGATTATCTTGATGAGGTGTATTTGAGATATGGATACTATCTTGAAGATGTAATTAACATTTACTACGAGGGAGCCAGCGGTGCTTCCCGCATCTCGAATATCCTGAAGTCATACCGGAGCAATCCGCCCTCGGAGATTGCCGGCTTTCGCGTGACTGGATGGAAGGATTTCGGGACACAGACCTTGCACGACGCTGACGGAAAAGAAATTCCCAAGCAGGACTTCTACTTTATCGAACTGGACAACGGCTACAGTTTTGCGGGTCGCGGAAGCGGAACGGAACCCAAGATCAAGTTCTACATCTTCGCACACGAGGAAGTCACCCAGCCCGGTGACCTCGCCCCTGCCAAGGCGGCGGCAGCCCGGACAATTGAAAAGATCAAGCAGGCGATTGAAGCGGACGCGCGCGGCAGGGCAGGCGAATGA